From Bombina bombina isolate aBomBom1 chromosome 1, aBomBom1.pri, whole genome shotgun sequence:
TGAACATGGGTCCACAATCAAGATTTACTATAGTAATGCacataaataaaacttaccaggtcTAACGGGGCTGTGCATGCAGTTCTGAGACACCAAGCCTGGTAAGACCGATGTAGAAGCTCTGCTGCTCAAGTCAATAACGGAGGGTGATGTGACTGAAGCCTGCTGAAGACCTGACTGATGATGATTCAGTTCATGTGAGGACTGGCTAGGTGGAATACCATTTTCTGAAAGAAACTCTTCCAGATCCATGTATTCCAACTGGAAAGTATCTCCATCGTAGGGTAGAGTCTTGTCCCACAAAGTTGGCCCCAAGAAAGCTGACTGTGGTACATTAGACCCAACGTTGTCATCTTCTAACTTCTTCTCTTTGTCTTTTTCTTTACAGAAGGCTAAAGAAGAAAAGAGTAAAGTTGTAAATCAGAATGCAGATGAAAATAATATGATGAAAATATAACTCCCAATATAATTATTACATAAAATACTTGGTACAGGCCATTAAAAATCAATTTGACAATACACTCAAATATTTCTTCTTTGTCTTAAAGAGAATTTCTAACAAATGGAATTACAAATATcctgcattttaaaataaactttatgtcTATATTTTTTAAAGTCCACTGGAAAACTGAAAATAACAAAAATTTATTTTGGCAActgtataaaatgttaaaaataataagtTGGCATTAAATTTAAATTAGTTCTGGAGATTCTGGGAAATTCCTGCATTTTTTTAATATTGGGAAATATCCTATAttgatataatatttattaaacggTTTGACTTATAATTTTTTAGGTATATCAACATGGCAACTTGAAACGTTATTTTATAAAGCTGTCATAAAAACATCAATACAAAAAGCTTTATAAATGATCCCAAATAAGTTAAACAGAAACTGTTGAATATGTCTGTCTATGTATTTATGCAAGAATAGTGGATGGATTGATGTTTTTTTATGGCTTTGAGACAATAAATAACCAACTAATGAATAAAAATTGAGGTGGCAGTTTACATTTTCTCCTTAATCATAAAATAATACAGGTTTGCAGCACAGAATTTGACCATTATTGGGCGGAAAAGTAAGTTAACAGAACTAAATAAAGTTGTCACCAGGCATTAGCCTTTTAGGAATACAATTTTTGTGTCATCTGATatttacttaaaaaatataaaaaaaaaaaaaaaaaaatagagagttGATCTTTAAGGTGTACAAGAACTTTACAATACTTATTGTAATGGTAAATAAAAACAGAGTATGTTAAGgagaacaataaaatattttttgtaacatatttaTCCACATTATAactaaattttcctttttttttaaatagtagatACCTATGATAATATACTTTTAAATTGTTGTTGCCAACTATAGACTTAAAAGCATCCAATTGTATTAAATTACCAGCCTACTATTATCAataaaatctaaaaacaaaaactaacaaacaTAAAGttcatattttggaaaaaaaataaaaataaattaaaataaactttttttttttttttttttttacaaaatagattAACAGCGAATATAAAATAAACAGACTATGAAATCGCTCATGTTGCAGTTAGCACCTTGGTACTATAGATAACATTTTACTGTGCATTATGCATATGTGAGAATGAATATGCTAGTTTGAATATACATTCAATACTCTTGTGGATTAATTAAATTCAAATAATTTTACTTATCTCATGTGAAGcacaaaaatacattatattattGCCTGGAGACTATATAACTCAAAgtgtttgattaaaaaaataaatgaaataaaaaaataatcttacttTTGTTATTAGCCTCGAGGACCAAATTTAGAATTATAGTATTTGTTGCCTTAACAATTTGTCCTATCTGTCTGTAACTAAAAAAacaatgtaggttttttttttgttttttttttaagaaatcctCTTTTCATaagtattttctctttttttcaaattATAAACAATTCAAATGTCCAAGTATCCATTAGAGTAAATTACTTAATTACAAGCTTGTAAGATAATTGCTTGAAATTAGTATTTGAATTAATTTTCATAGGATTGTGTTTTTGCAAACTAATTGTAGTATAGATGTCATGGTGCTGTTTATCAGGATATTAGACACCGTGTACTTAAACAGGCAGCATTAACAGGTGGTCTTGAAAATAAGCTACAGTGTAATCTTATTAagagactgatgtaaaaaaaagttGTGTGTTTATGTGCCGCATATTAACACTTTATTATTTACCGCAAAATACACTCCATATAAAATTCTAGATTACTGTAGTCTGAAGCTGGTTACATTTTAACACAATTTAACTGACAAAAACATAGATGAAAATTTTCAAACCAACATTTACCGCTCAGATGTTGAAAAACTGTGTTATATATCAAAATCTGCAACTTTTAATATAGTAATTGATAGCGAACTATATCAATCATCAATGTATTCAGGGACTTGAGTTTGTGTCTTGTCTATTAATTTAAACACAAGCTGTAAACAGTAATGTCTTTTATTGACCAGTATATTAGTTTTGCACTGAGTACAGAACATATAGAATTCCATAATTTTCTTACTGATATATTCTTGCATTGTAAATTGATTATAGATTGCAGAAGCTTTATTATCCAGTAActcatatttaaaaatacaacagtATTGTAGTATATAGTCAcatcctttttttttgggggggggggggcacaaacatTCATTATCAAATGGAAGCTTTGAGTCTTTCTTACTACGCAGGCAATATGAATATTGAGTTTAACTATAGAATTTCATATAATTGTCTAATAAGTCTTAAACCTAGAATTAAATGTATTCCATGGCATAGGACTGTGTTCACAAGCAAGCTTGATTGTCCTCAGTGTATTACAGggatatgaaagtaaaaattaaagttgcaAGAgttagacagatcatgcaattttaagaccttttaaaatcacttatattttcaaatgtgctttgttctcttgtatacattgttgaaaatgaacacacacatatcctacactagtgggaactagctggtaattggtgcctgcatacatttgttatCTCTTGTTTTTGGCTAACTAGTTATGTTCaccttgctgccagtagtgcaatgctgttccttcagcaaagaataacaagagaatgaaacatatttgataattaaagtaaatttgaaagttgtttcaaattgtatgttctatccgaatcattaaatacattttgggggtttactgtccctataaatgaATCAAGCCACcatctaacattagtgtaaaaaaatctCTCATCAGTTCAAATATCTAAATTCAGAGCATGACCTCTTGTTCTATGCCAAATCTTTCTTTACAACTGTGTTGAAAATCCCTGATATAATGAATGTTTATATCATATAATTTCTAACTTCAAGCTATAAACTATAATATCATTAAACAGTTAAGTACAATCATATTATTTCTAggtttcatatacagtatatacataaacacatacatgcaaatAAAACAGACTACTGCAGCAtgtagaataggggttaacaaaGTGATATTATACATAGATGACAACCAGTGGGACAAGGGAGGAACAGACACATATATAATAATCCAAAAAGTTACAGTATAAAGCAGAAGTAACCCCAATTCCCAGGACTTATCAGCcttaaaataaagttgttttttattgagctaacatttcatattaatatatgaaatgttaatattaattattattattattattgagctaGTTGATTGAACTGAAATTATCATTACAATTGTTACTACTTCatatattagaataaaaagggaaaaaggggTCTATATAGATACTTTACATGAAACTGTATTTAAATGAACACAAATAAAAGCATTAGCATTATAAAAATACACATTCTATTACCATCTTCATGGTGTAGTGGCAGCTTCAGGGGATTCTCAAGCAGAGATTTCAGCACTCCGTAGGTTGGAGTTAAGAAAGTTGGATTGAGAGGTAAAGCTCTGGACATCTTCTCCATCTTTGCTCCTGTGCAGTGGCTGGAACAGTGAGCTGCCAGGAAATAAGGAGACAAGCTGTGTGCCTATTAGTGGGTTTGTAGTAAGAGTGAGACAGAGCGGATCTGGGATCAGATGAGCAGTGGCTGCTGTTGCTGTCTGTAATGCAAACACAGCTCTGGGCTGGTTGTGTTCCATCCACACCTCCATGTGCAGCATCTGACATGTGTGACGTCACTGGCACGCCCCCCTCTCCTAAACAGGAAGAACTGGGAGGGGTCCCATGCTGATCTACTTACTGTACATTAATATTTTGGTTGCAGTAACCAAAGAACTGGATTTTTACTCAGATTGCATAAAGGGAAAACAGagaaatatgtgcatgtatgtgtttggttATCTGTCACTACCGTACAAAGGGACTAGAGGGACAATATATTTCACTAAATCActaaagcatttttattttaatagaaataGATCTTTTAACTTTCTAAGTCAAGtatgtatatttatagat
This genomic window contains:
- the HLF gene encoding hepatic leukemia factor isoform X1, producing MEKMSRALPLNPTFLTPTYGVLKSLLENPLKLPLHHEDAFCKEKDKEKKLEDDNVGSNVPQSAFLGPTLWDKTLPYDGDTFQLEYMDLEEFLSENGIPPSQSSHELNHHQSGLQQASVTSPSVIDLSSRASTSVLPGLVSQNCMHSPVRPGHILPSNRNTPSPIDPESIQVAVGYEPDPADLALSSIPGQEMFDPRKRKFSEEELKPQPMIKKARKVFIPEDLKQDEKYWARRKKNNMAAKRSRDARRLKENQIAIRASFLEKENSALRLEVADLRKELGKCKNLLAKYEARHGPM
- the HLF gene encoding hepatic leukemia factor isoform X2, with translation MEKMSRALPLNPTFLTPTYGVLKSLLENPLKLPLHHEDAFCKEKDKEKKLEDDNVGSNVPQSAFLGPTLWDKTLPYDGDTFQLEYMDLEEFLSENGIPPSQSSHELNHHQSGLQQASVTSPSVIDLSSRASTSVLPGLVSQNCMHSPVRPGHILPSNRNTPSPIDPESIQVAVGYEPDPADLALSSIPGQEMFDPRKRKFSEEELKPQPMIKKARKVFIPEDLKDEKYWARRKKNNMAAKRSRDARRLKENQIAIRASFLEKENSALRLEVADLRKELGKCKNLLAKYEARHGPM